The following proteins come from a genomic window of Nostoc sp. TCL26-01:
- a CDS encoding ComEC/Rec2 family competence protein, translating to MMDSPELIILDVGHGNCALIRDVNDVMVIDCPPGGTLAGTLEHLAIKEILHILISHTDADHIAGIIDILSNEDIKVHNVHINPDASKKSDIWTDVRIALQDARKRSGLRFSSELTTTKTGSLNIGSVEIEILAPTPELISGGAGSTDLQRRRLTSNSISAVVGIVHGSHRVAILAADIDNVGFDNLIQDQNNLSADILVFPHHGGKPGGADPKIFAEQFCTVVQPKLIIFSIDRNRFSNPRIEIVEGIISSVPNAHILCTQLSKQCTTTLPSSTPTHLNTLPARGLNSNSCCGGTITIKINGSKTNYAEMALHKDFIINQVTSPICRKFLPILKPDSKPN from the coding sequence ATGATGGACTCGCCTGAACTGATTATTTTAGATGTTGGACATGGAAATTGTGCGTTAATTAGAGATGTAAATGATGTAATGGTTATTGACTGTCCACCTGGTGGTACTTTGGCAGGAACTCTTGAACATCTAGCTATTAAAGAAATTTTACATATCCTCATTTCTCATACTGATGCAGATCATATTGCAGGTATAATTGACATACTTTCAAATGAAGATATCAAAGTTCACAATGTACATATCAACCCTGATGCAAGTAAAAAAAGTGACATTTGGACAGATGTACGTATTGCTTTGCAAGATGCGCGTAAACGTTCTGGGCTTCGATTTTCATCAGAATTGACAACAACAAAAACAGGAAGTTTGAACATTGGTTCAGTTGAAATAGAAATTCTTGCACCAACACCTGAATTAATTTCTGGTGGTGCTGGCTCAACAGATTTACAAAGAAGGCGATTAACCTCCAATTCAATATCAGCTGTTGTCGGTATAGTTCACGGTTCTCACAGAGTGGCTATATTAGCAGCAGATATTGATAATGTAGGTTTTGACAATTTGATTCAGGATCAAAATAACTTGAGTGCTGACATACTTGTTTTTCCTCATCATGGTGGAAAACCAGGAGGTGCAGATCCTAAAATATTTGCCGAGCAATTTTGTACGGTTGTCCAACCAAAGTTAATCATATTCTCTATTGATCGGAATCGTTTTAGTAATCCCCGTATAGAAATAGTAGAGGGTATTATTTCTTCAGTTCCAAATGCTCATATTTTATGCACTCAATTATCCAAACAATGTACTACTACTCTTCCTAGTTCAACGCCGACACATTTAAATACACTTCCTGCTAGAGGTCTTAATAGTAATAGCTGTTGTGGAGGAACTATTACTATTAAAATAAATGGTAGCAAGACAAATTATGCTGAGATGGCTTTACATAAAGATTTTATTATTAATCAAGTAACTAGCCCAATATGTCGAAAGTTTTTGCCTATCCTTAAACCTGATAGTAAACCCAATTAA
- a CDS encoding sensor histidine kinase, with translation MMHFKFSPKILQRLGEELVPNPDQGIIELVKNSYDADATECTVELIKTSAIGGSIIISDNGVGMDKDAISEGWLVLGRSKKANREVTQLGRLPVGNKGLGRLAALQMGSQVFLKTRPKDEPGIEYSLTINWDDFQEADVVEDVPFDVQKSSTNQRQGTDIIVSNIKNIFNKRDLQRLARELLLLADPFDNHAGFRLKLIAPEFSEIEKQVNNAYFDDAEYHLQASINELGIAEVNLLDWQNNVIFQAKHSDISQELYKTPATKFELWVFFLNPQTFSARKTSVSFTQVREWLGQVGNVRLYHRGLRVKPYGDQDDDWLNLNYARARNPEVRPSTKTVIGRVIVNDPEDMLLQKTDRLGFIENEAFLELKRFAIDVLEWMAKERLKVTETQRQRVKQQVPRDITQAKARIEEVIEAEVPQESRPKVLEAVQQYENVTENQTKVLRDDLQLYRSLATAGTTAAVFAHESGKPVTAIEIIARIIETKAKEFMGEKYEQYLGEPVKKLSQVSKSLLRFSNFPLHLLKREKRRSGVVDVHKVIDDIVELFQSFFDEGNIQVIKEKVDTQPCIYGSDALLEAIITNLLTNVINVFNIAGGRIEERQVVIRTAIQGSNLIIKVLDNGSGILNIKIDEIWLPGKTTREGGTGLGLTIVKDSVTDLGGSVDVIPKSELGGAEFIVELTLIRE, from the coding sequence ATGATGCATTTTAAGTTTTCACCAAAAATTCTGCAAAGGCTGGGAGAAGAACTCGTTCCAAATCCAGACCAAGGAATCATTGAATTGGTTAAGAACTCTTATGATGCTGATGCTACTGAATGCACAGTAGAACTTATCAAAACTAGTGCCATAGGTGGCTCGATTATTATTTCCGATAACGGTGTTGGTATGGATAAAGATGCCATTAGCGAGGGATGGCTAGTGCTAGGCCGATCAAAAAAAGCTAACCGTGAAGTTACTCAATTAGGTCGCTTACCTGTAGGTAATAAAGGATTAGGTAGGTTAGCGGCTCTACAGATGGGTTCTCAAGTATTCTTAAAAACTAGACCTAAAGATGAACCAGGAATTGAATATTCTTTAACAATTAATTGGGATGATTTTCAGGAAGCTGATGTAGTAGAAGATGTTCCTTTTGATGTCCAAAAAAGTAGTACGAATCAACGGCAGGGAACTGATATTATCGTCAGCAATATTAAAAATATATTTAATAAACGTGATCTTCAAAGATTAGCTAGGGAACTTTTACTCCTAGCAGATCCATTTGACAATCATGCAGGTTTTCGCCTGAAACTTATTGCTCCAGAATTTTCGGAAATTGAAAAACAAGTAAACAATGCTTACTTTGATGATGCCGAATATCATTTGCAAGCTAGTATAAATGAACTCGGAATTGCTGAAGTAAATTTGCTGGACTGGCAGAATAACGTAATTTTTCAGGCCAAACATAGTGATATTTCTCAAGAGCTTTACAAAACACCTGCAACAAAATTTGAACTGTGGGTATTCTTTCTAAATCCTCAAACTTTTTCAGCGAGAAAAACTTCTGTTTCTTTCACACAAGTTAGAGAATGGCTTGGTCAAGTAGGGAATGTTCGTCTATACCATCGAGGTTTGCGGGTAAAACCCTATGGAGATCAAGACGATGATTGGTTGAATTTAAATTATGCACGAGCAAGAAATCCAGAGGTTCGTCCTTCAACAAAAACAGTTATTGGTAGAGTAATTGTTAATGACCCTGAAGATATGTTACTTCAGAAAACTGATCGGCTTGGTTTTATTGAAAATGAAGCTTTTTTAGAGTTAAAACGCTTCGCAATTGATGTGTTGGAATGGATGGCGAAAGAAAGGCTTAAAGTTACTGAAACGCAAAGACAAAGGGTTAAGCAACAAGTTCCTCGTGATATTACACAAGCTAAAGCCAGGATTGAAGAAGTTATTGAAGCAGAAGTTCCTCAAGAATCTCGTCCTAAAGTCTTAGAAGCTGTTCAGCAATATGAAAATGTAACAGAAAATCAAACTAAAGTATTACGTGATGACCTTCAACTCTATCGTAGTCTAGCTACCGCCGGAACAACCGCAGCAGTTTTCGCTCATGAATCTGGCAAACCCGTGACTGCAATTGAAATAATAGCTAGGATAATAGAAACAAAAGCTAAAGAGTTTATGGGAGAAAAATATGAACAATATTTAGGAGAACCAGTTAAAAAGCTTTCTCAAGTAAGTAAGTCATTGCTACGCTTTTCTAATTTTCCGTTGCACCTTTTGAAACGAGAAAAACGTCGTTCAGGTGTTGTAGATGTTCATAAAGTTATTGATGACATCGTTGAACTTTTTCAAAGTTTTTTTGATGAAGGTAACATTCAAGTTATTAAAGAAAAAGTTGATACGCAACCTTGTATTTATGGGAGTGATGCTTTATTAGAAGCAATTATTACAAATCTTTTAACCAATGTTATCAATGTTTTTAACATTGCAGGTGGACGCATAGAAGAACGTCAAGTAGTTATTAGAACTGCAATTCAAGGAAGTAATCTAATAATTAAGGTTTTAGATAATGGTTCAGGAATCCTGAATATAAAAATAGACGAAATTTGGCTACCTGGTAAAACCACTAGGGAAGGTGGTACAGGTTTAGGATTGACGATTGTGAAAGATTCTGTAACTGATCTAGGAGGCTCGGTAGATGTAATTCCAAAGAGTGAATTAGGTGGAGCCGAATTTATTGTAGAATTAACACTTATTAGAGAGTAA
- the ggt gene encoding gamma-glutamyltransferase, translated as MRMIAKSRWVVFTVFSLGLLGYSQVVSATITLPLRSKKGMVVSAHPLASDTGIRILSQGGNAVDAAVATTLAISVVEPFSAGIGGGGFLLMRLQKTGEIKALDFRERAPLQATRNMYLDAQGKVRPGASVNGYLAVGTPGTVAGMYEVQRRYGKLPWAEVVKPAIALAEDGFVLSQKPTWRSIQVYESRKQAILSNPAAREIFTRNGEFYQPGERLVQRDLARTLKIIAQNPRSFYTGSIAQAIAADMAKNDGLITLADLKAYKPIWRIPICGNFRQAKICSMPPPSSGGILLLQMLNIIGNTDLKSWGWHHPYVLHLLTEAMKITYSDRSQYLGDPDFIKIPVQQLLSSGYANKRRAEIHLYKATPSTQVKPIAPEILQRFGEGKIPHRMYANRYESPETSHLNVIDEERNAVSLTFTVNYGFGSGVVASGTGILLNDEMDDFASAPGVANVFGLVGSEANAIAPLKTPLSSMTPTIVTENGHLRMVVGAPGGSTIITQVLQVILNVLVYDMDTGAAVSVPRIHHQWLPDELRLESWGFDHLTVQDLRRRGHNVKEISPWGNVNAIAITQDGNLEGAADPRGEGSARGY; from the coding sequence ATGCGGATGATTGCTAAGTCTAGGTGGGTTGTATTTACCGTCTTTTCTCTGGGGTTGCTTGGTTACAGTCAGGTAGTTTCAGCTACTATCACTTTACCTTTACGTAGCAAAAAGGGGATGGTAGTATCTGCTCATCCTTTGGCGAGTGATACGGGAATTAGGATTTTAAGTCAGGGTGGGAATGCAGTTGATGCCGCAGTAGCCACAACTTTGGCTATTTCTGTTGTTGAGCCGTTTTCCGCCGGAATTGGTGGTGGTGGGTTTTTATTGATGCGGTTACAGAAAACTGGTGAAATTAAAGCTTTAGATTTTCGGGAACGCGCACCTTTACAAGCTACGAGAAATATGTATCTGGATGCTCAAGGTAAGGTGCGTCCTGGTGCTAGTGTGAATGGGTATCTAGCTGTGGGGACACCAGGGACGGTGGCAGGAATGTATGAAGTCCAACGCCGTTATGGTAAACTACCTTGGGCTGAGGTGGTAAAACCTGCGATCGCTCTGGCTGAAGATGGTTTTGTGCTTAGTCAAAAGCCAACTTGGCGTTCTATCCAAGTTTATGAGAGTCGCAAGCAAGCTATTCTGAGTAATCCAGCTGCCAGAGAGATTTTTACTCGCAATGGTGAATTCTATCAACCTGGGGAAAGGTTGGTGCAGCGTGATTTGGCACGGACTTTAAAAATTATTGCCCAAAATCCTCGCAGCTTCTACACAGGTAGTATTGCTCAGGCGATCGCAGCTGATATGGCCAAGAATGATGGTTTAATTACCTTAGCAGACCTCAAAGCCTATAAACCCATTTGGCGTATTCCGATTTGTGGCAATTTCCGTCAAGCTAAAATCTGCTCCATGCCACCACCTTCATCGGGTGGTATCCTTTTATTGCAGATGTTAAACATCATTGGTAACACAGATTTAAAATCTTGGGGTTGGCATCATCCATATGTTCTACATCTGCTGACAGAAGCGATGAAGATTACCTATAGCGATCGCTCACAATATTTAGGTGATCCCGATTTTATCAAAATCCCTGTACAACAATTACTCAGTTCCGGTTACGCCAACAAACGCCGCGCTGAAATTCATCTGTACAAGGCTACACCCTCGACACAAGTCAAACCCATAGCTCCAGAAATTTTACAACGCTTTGGTGAAGGTAAAATTCCCCACAGGATGTATGCAAATCGCTACGAATCTCCAGAAACCAGTCATCTCAATGTCATTGATGAGGAACGCAACGCAGTTAGCTTGACTTTTACAGTCAACTATGGCTTTGGTTCTGGGGTAGTGGCATCGGGAACTGGTATTTTACTTAACGATGAGATGGACGATTTCGCCTCTGCACCAGGAGTGGCAAATGTATTTGGACTTGTGGGTAGTGAAGCTAATGCGATCGCACCCCTTAAGACTCCTCTATCCAGCATGACTCCTACTATTGTTACAGAAAATGGTCATCTGCGGATGGTCGTAGGCGCACCAGGCGGTAGCACCATCATCACTCAAGTATTACAAGTGATCTTAAATGTGCTGGTATACGATATGGATACAGGTGCAGCCGTGTCTGTTCCTCGCATCCATCACCAGTGGTTACCCGATGAGTTGCGATTAGAATCATGGGGTTTTGATCATCTGACTGTGCAAGACTTACGCCGACGAGGACACAATGTTAAAGAAATCAGTCCCTGGGGTAATGTGAATGCGATCGCCATTACTCAAGATGGTAATCTAGAAGGTGCAGCTGACCCCCGTGGTGAAGGTTCAGCTAGAGGTTATTAG
- a CDS encoding DUF1802 family protein — protein sequence MELTTTVHTLKEWAIAINALESGQTIMLLRKGGIREQQGRFQVAHQQVLLYPTYEHQQPCLLKPNYADLVQPVTSGWHPETVRIGSWASITDILPINQESIVNALLSFHIWNHNFIRDRLKWKPQQPLLVLLLRTYKLPQVQEIPYRSQYGGCKSWIDIASPMQLSSSQPVLSDSDYRNIVEQIRAIAQS from the coding sequence ATGGAATTGACAACAACAGTGCATACTCTTAAAGAATGGGCAATTGCTATCAATGCTTTGGAAAGTGGACAAACAATTATGTTACTGCGTAAAGGCGGTATTCGTGAACAGCAAGGACGTTTCCAAGTTGCCCATCAGCAGGTTTTACTTTATCCTACCTATGAACATCAACAGCCTTGTTTACTCAAGCCAAACTATGCTGATCTGGTACAGCCTGTAACATCTGGTTGGCATCCAGAAACAGTTCGTATTGGCAGTTGGGCGAGTATCACCGATATATTACCAATTAATCAGGAGTCAATTGTCAACGCCTTATTATCATTTCATATTTGGAATCATAATTTTATTCGCGATCGCCTCAAGTGGAAACCACAACAGCCATTACTTGTTCTCTTACTCAGGACTTACAAATTACCCCAAGTACAAGAAATTCCCTATCGTTCACAATACGGTGGGTGTAAATCATGGATTGATATCGCTTCACCCATGCAACTCTCAAGTTCCCAGCCAGTTCTATCTGACTCTGACTACAGAAACATAGTAGAACAAATTCGGGCGATCGCCCAATCATAG
- a CDS encoding NB-ARC domain-containing protein, whose product MELHKQRRKRGVILSLSGFKKVQEARYQLEILENDGTKFTIEELSYRTQLAPFTVSKVLARAEGVDKQTLECFFRALSLDLTPEDYVKAGKETNGQGESICISSSSPSPPLPLSPSHTDWGEVVDVSVFFGRTEEVSKLEYWMINEHCRLVALLGMGGIGKSSLSVKLAQQIQGQFEFVIWRSLRNSPPLGELLGNLLSVFADGQPVKLSENVDELISQFMANLRSHRCLIILDNMESILASGNDSLHQRAGSYQVGYEDYGNLLKQIGETVHQSCVVLTSREKPQEVAALEGETLPVRSMQLSGLSAIAAVQLISSKSFFCGSHTDWHNLVTHYAGNPLALKIVATTIQELFAGNIAEFFAHGSTVFGSIYDLLAQQFLRLSPLEKDLIYWLAINREPITLSELRDDLVLPVSSMQLLEALDSLTKRSLIERKSLSATPVNFTLQPVVMEYVTGELIQQICTEIFSNAPTKNLFNSHALIKATAQDYIRIAQSKLILQPIIEHLLQTLRTKQAIATRLTQILQTIKTPISSTSPHPELEPGYIGGNILNLLCHLQTDLTGYDFSDLTIWQAYLQDTPLRKVNFSHADLSKSVFAKTFSNIITVAFSPDSKILATGHFNGYLILWDIITCQQLIEFQAHIGFVWCVSFSPDGNTLATVGQDGTIKLWDVKTGQYLKTFVGHQGGVICVIFTHDGQKLISSSTDCSIRVWDIHTGQCTQILAGHNHRVWSVALSPQGDILASGSEDKTAKLWDLATGTCINTLQGHTDWLKSIAFNSLGILASGSLDQTIRLWDINDGVCVGILAGHGNGILAIAFINDHTLASCSIDCTIRIWDITSLQCVKTFPGHANSVNAIAANPQGTILATGADDFSLKLWDILTGECLRSFKGRSNWVKSVAWCPQTENSSLIASGNEDRTVRLWDLEGRSRILYGHTDIIFAVDFAPDGRTLASASADTTVRLWDVATGQCTRVLHGHLGMVTGLAYSPDGKFLASTSYDSTSRLWDAATGQLLASFPVHLGMSVAFSPDSTKLVFGGFDDTVRVWDITTGECYGIFTGDNWVWWVTFSPDGRTLATGSSVERIIKLWDIETGECLQTLQGHDDMLWAIAFSPDGSILVSTSSDQTIKLWDIATGTCIATLQGHNTWVMCATFNSEGNILVAGDGYAAIKLWDLSTKQCIKTLKAEQIYDQMNIYGVTGLTTAQKSALLTLGANCFSSI is encoded by the coding sequence ATGGAATTGCACAAGCAAAGACGCAAGCGTGGTGTTATTCTCAGTCTCTCAGGATTTAAGAAAGTCCAAGAGGCTAGATATCAGCTAGAAATTTTAGAAAATGATGGCACTAAATTTACCATCGAAGAACTGAGTTACCGCACTCAACTAGCTCCTTTTACAGTTTCCAAAGTTCTAGCACGAGCAGAAGGCGTTGACAAACAAACCCTAGAATGCTTCTTTAGAGCCTTGAGTTTAGACTTAACCCCAGAAGATTATGTAAAAGCTGGGAAAGAGACAAACGGACAAGGAGAGAGTATTTGCATAAGTTCTTCCTCCCCATCTCCCCCTCTCCCCCTCTCCCCCTCCCATACCGACTGGGGTGAAGTTGTAGATGTCTCAGTTTTTTTCGGGCGTACAGAGGAAGTTAGTAAACTAGAGTATTGGATGATTAATGAGCATTGCCGGTTGGTAGCATTGCTGGGAATGGGGGGAATTGGTAAGTCTTCTCTTTCGGTAAAATTGGCACAGCAGATTCAAGGACAGTTTGAGTTTGTGATTTGGCGTAGTCTGCGTAACAGTCCGCCTTTGGGGGAATTACTGGGAAATTTGCTGTCTGTGTTTGCTGATGGTCAACCTGTCAAGTTATCAGAGAATGTTGATGAGCTAATCTCACAATTCATGGCTAATTTAAGATCGCATCGTTGTCTAATCATTTTAGATAACATGGAGTCTATCTTAGCAAGCGGTAACGACAGCCTACACCAACGTGCGGGCAGTTATCAAGTGGGTTATGAAGATTACGGAAATCTCCTCAAGCAAATCGGTGAAACAGTCCATCAAAGCTGTGTAGTTCTGACAAGTCGAGAAAAACCCCAAGAAGTCGCTGCTTTAGAAGGTGAGACTTTGCCAGTGCGGTCAATGCAACTGAGTGGTTTGAGTGCGATCGCTGCTGTACAATTAATTAGCAGCAAAAGTTTTTTCTGTGGTTCCCATACTGACTGGCACAATTTAGTTACACACTATGCAGGTAATCCCCTAGCTTTAAAAATTGTTGCTACCACTATTCAAGAATTATTTGCTGGGAATATTGCTGAATTCTTCGCTCATGGCTCCACTGTATTTGGCAGTATTTACGATTTATTAGCACAACAATTTCTGCGACTTTCGCCATTAGAAAAAGACTTGATATACTGGTTGGCAATTAACCGCGAACCTATCACCTTATCAGAGTTACGTGATGATTTAGTATTGCCAGTTTCCTCCATGCAACTCTTGGAAGCATTAGATTCCCTCACTAAAAGAAGTCTGATTGAAAGGAAATCTCTGTCAGCAACTCCTGTCAATTTCACTCTACAACCAGTAGTGATGGAATATGTCACAGGCGAGTTAATTCAGCAGATTTGTACAGAAATCTTCTCAAACGCACCCACAAAAAATCTATTTAATAGCCACGCCTTAATTAAAGCCACAGCCCAAGATTATATCCGCATCGCTCAAAGTAAACTCATCCTGCAACCAATAATTGAACATCTCTTACAAACTCTCCGCACCAAACAAGCTATAGCCACGCGACTCACACAAATTTTACAAACAATCAAAACCCCCATATCCTCAACATCTCCCCATCCTGAACTAGAACCTGGATATATAGGTGGAAATATCCTCAATCTTCTGTGTCATCTGCAAACAGATTTAACTGGCTATGACTTTTCTGATTTAACAATTTGGCAAGCTTACTTGCAAGATACTCCCCTCAGAAAGGTCAACTTTTCCCATGCAGATTTATCTAAATCTGTCTTTGCTAAAACCTTCTCCAATATTATTACTGTGGCTTTTAGTCCAGATAGTAAAATTTTGGCAACTGGTCATTTTAATGGTTACTTAATTCTTTGGGATATTATTACTTGCCAGCAATTAATCGAATTTCAGGCACACATCGGTTTTGTTTGGTGTGTCAGTTTTAGTCCAGATGGTAATACTTTGGCGACTGTAGGTCAAGATGGCACAATTAAGCTGTGGGATGTAAAAACTGGGCAGTATTTAAAAACTTTTGTAGGACATCAAGGTGGTGTTATTTGTGTTATTTTCACTCATGATGGTCAGAAATTAATTAGTAGCAGTACTGACTGTAGTATCAGAGTTTGGGATATTCACACAGGTCAATGTACACAAATTTTAGCAGGGCATAATCATCGAGTTTGGTCTGTGGCGTTGAGTCCCCAAGGAGATATTCTGGCTAGTGGGAGCGAAGATAAAACAGCAAAACTTTGGGATTTAGCCACAGGTACTTGCATCAATACCTTACAAGGACATACAGACTGGCTCAAATCCATCGCGTTCAACTCATTGGGGATACTTGCTAGTGGTAGCTTAGATCAAACGATTAGACTGTGGGATATAAATGACGGTGTTTGTGTTGGTATTTTAGCTGGACATGGCAATGGCATACTAGCGATCGCCTTTATCAACGATCATACTCTAGCCAGTTGTAGTATCGATTGTACAATTCGTATCTGGGATATTACTAGTTTACAATGCGTGAAAACCTTTCCAGGGCACGCTAATTCTGTGAATGCGATCGCTGCCAATCCCCAAGGGACAATTCTCGCCACTGGCGCAGATGATTTCTCACTGAAACTCTGGGATATCCTGACTGGAGAGTGTTTGCGGAGTTTCAAGGGGAGAAGTAACTGGGTAAAATCCGTAGCATGGTGTCCCCAAACTGAGAACAGCAGCCTCATCGCCAGTGGCAATGAAGACCGGACAGTGAGATTATGGGATCTAGAAGGCAGAAGTCGCATTTTATACGGTCATACAGATATCATTTTTGCTGTAGACTTTGCTCCTGATGGACGCACTCTTGCCAGTGCTAGCGCTGATACCACAGTGAGATTGTGGGATGTGGCTACGGGTCAGTGTACCAGAGTTTTGCATGGTCATTTGGGGATGGTGACAGGATTGGCTTACAGTCCTGATGGCAAGTTTTTAGCCAGTACCAGCTACGACAGCACCAGTAGATTGTGGGATGCAGCCACAGGACAACTTTTAGCCTCTTTCCCTGTACACTTGGGTATGTCCGTTGCCTTTAGTCCAGACAGTACAAAGCTAGTATTTGGCGGTTTTGATGACACAGTGAGAGTTTGGGACATCACCACCGGAGAATGTTATGGAATTTTCACAGGTGACAATTGGGTTTGGTGGGTGACATTTAGTCCCGATGGAAGGACTTTAGCAACTGGTAGCAGTGTCGAGAGAATCATTAAACTGTGGGATATAGAGACAGGCGAATGTCTCCAGACATTGCAAGGTCATGATGATATGCTGTGGGCGATCGCTTTTAGTCCAGATGGAAGTATCCTTGTTAGTACCAGTAGTGATCAGACCATCAAACTCTGGGATATAGCTACAGGCACTTGTATAGCCACCTTACAAGGACACAATACTTGGGTGATGTGCGCTACCTTTAACTCAGAAGGTAATATTTTAGTCGCCGGTGATGGCTACGCTGCTATCAAGCTTTGGGATTTGTCAACAAAGCAATGTATCAAAACTCTCAAAGCCGAACAGATTTATGACCAAATGAATATCTATGGAGTCACAGGTTTAACAACAGCACAGAAATCAGCATTGCTAACTTTAGGTGCGAATTGTTTTTCATCAATATAG
- a CDS encoding cytochrome P450, which yields MVTFQENSANQIVTKLPDGDKKASWLQTIRAILNPVDTLEETQQRYGDIYTAKFASFPTQVVISNPQAIQELFTADAQLFDSGAGNYVVQPLVGANSLILLDGDRHLQQRKLLMPPFHGERMRAYGHTIGDITEQVTSQWSIGKPFVARSSMQEISLQVILKTVFGLKEGERYQQIKQVLIEMLDTFNTPISAIFLFFQSLQRDLGAWSPWGRFIRRRQQLDELIYQEIRERRQQTENTSEDILSLLLSARDENGQPMTDVELRDELMTMLFAGHETTAIALSWALYWVHYVPEVREKLLQELNSIDIAHADPTAITQLPYLNAVCSETLRITPIGFFSFPRILKAPMQFMGYNLPKGMMISVCIYLAHHRPDIYPEPKKFRPERFLERQFSAYEFMPFGGGNRRCLGMAFALFEMKLVLANILSHYSLELLDKTYLKPVRRGIVFAPPGGVRLMVKEKY from the coding sequence ATGGTTACTTTCCAAGAAAATTCTGCCAATCAAATTGTGACTAAATTGCCAGATGGCGACAAAAAAGCGAGCTGGTTACAAACAATTAGAGCAATTCTCAACCCAGTTGATACTCTTGAAGAAACACAACAGCGTTATGGCGATATTTACACTGCTAAATTTGCTAGCTTTCCTACACAAGTAGTTATTAGTAATCCTCAAGCAATTCAAGAACTATTTACGGCTGATGCTCAGTTATTTGACTCAGGTGCAGGAAATTATGTAGTGCAACCTTTGGTGGGTGCTAATTCTTTAATTTTGCTGGATGGCGATCGCCATTTACAACAGCGTAAACTGTTAATGCCCCCATTCCACGGTGAAAGGATGCGGGCTTATGGACATACTATCGGTGATATTACTGAGCAAGTTACTAGTCAATGGAGTATTGGCAAACCTTTCGTAGCTCGTTCTAGTATGCAGGAAATTTCTCTGCAAGTCATTTTAAAAACTGTGTTTGGCTTAAAGGAAGGAGAGCGTTACCAACAAATCAAGCAAGTTTTAATTGAGATGTTGGATACTTTTAATACACCTATCAGTGCAATTTTTCTATTTTTCCAGTCCTTACAACGAGATTTAGGTGCTTGGAGTCCTTGGGGTAGGTTTATCCGCCGCAGACAGCAGCTGGATGAGTTGATTTACCAGGAAATTCGAGAACGTCGCCAGCAAACAGAAAATACTAGTGAAGATATTCTGAGTTTGTTATTGTCTGCCCGTGATGAAAACGGTCAACCCATGACTGATGTAGAATTACGGGATGAGTTGATGACGATGCTGTTTGCTGGTCATGAAACTACAGCGATCGCTTTATCTTGGGCGTTATATTGGGTGCATTATGTTCCCGAAGTCCGCGAAAAATTACTCCAAGAACTCAATTCTATCGATATAGCTCATGCAGATCCCACAGCAATTACTCAATTACCTTATTTAAATGCTGTGTGTTCAGAAACTTTACGCATTACTCCCATTGGTTTCTTTAGTTTCCCGCGCATTCTCAAAGCTCCCATGCAATTCATGGGATACAATTTACCAAAAGGCATGATGATTTCAGTTTGTATTTACTTAGCACATCATCGCCCAGATATCTATCCAGAACCTAAGAAATTTAGACCAGAACGGTTTCTAGAACGTCAATTTTCGGCTTACGAATTTATGCCTTTTGGTGGCGGAAATCGTCGCTGTTTGGGTATGGCTTTTGCTCTGTTTGAAATGAAGTTAGTTTTGGCTAATATCCTCTCGCATTATTCACTGGAATTATTAGATAAAACCTATCTTAAACCTGTGCGTCGTGGCATAGTATTTGCGCCACCTGGGGGTGTGCGGTTAATGGTGAAGGAGAAATATTAA